Below is a window of Corvus cornix cornix isolate S_Up_H32 chromosome 2, ASM73873v5, whole genome shotgun sequence DNA.
AAAGTAGATCTTTTGTTCAGCTCAGTTGAGGTATGAGTAATTCTGGCATAGCAATTTGTGAGATATCACACCTCATGTTAATTGCAGCGAGCCCCATAGCATCACAGCACAGATTTCACAATGAAGTTGTGCATGTTGTTTCAGAATGTGTGAATAAAATTGATCTGGCAGTTGAAGTTTATGTTTAAAACACCCATGTTAATATGCAGAGAAATAAGTACAGGACTGTATTTAAACTCTTTGAGTGAAGGGACATATTTCCTCTCTGTAACCATGCAACACTTATCTTTATGGAGACTAATTCAATGATGGAGTGGCCCAGCTGCACCCTGAGTCACAGATGACTTGAAGAGAGCTCAGGTGCAGCTCCCAAGTCACAGCTATGTCATTAACCAGGCTACTGAACAAACCCCAGCCATGGGAGGAAAAGAGTTCCCACAGGAActgccacagctgaaatgaTGGAGTCCCTGCAGGGCCTATGAACATCCCAACAGTTCTGTGTCCTCAAGGTGAGCAAGGGGAGGAGCCCTGAGTAGTTACCATTATCTCCTGCTTGGAAATGAATCTGGGACATCCCTCTTTTCATTGAGGAAAAAATGGGGTTTTAGCAATATGCAGATTTTGGTATACAGCTGGAAGAAACAAGAAACCTTGTGTGACAATGTACAAAtaataaagcttaaaaaaaggCTATCATCTGACATCCTCTACCCATTTACCATAAAGACCCTTTGAAGCAAGGCCTGGTAGACAAGCCTTTCTAATGAAAGGCACAAGATTTTGGAGCTCTCAGTGAATGACTTAGATTAGCCCAGTAATACTGTACTTCAGgcatttcttttatattttattataccACAAAGAAAACTAAgcaaattaattactttttcaaCCTTAGATATTTTTATGACTTGGTAAAATTGCCAAGAGACTCTTAGCCAGGCTTAGTGATTAAATTATTGCCCTTTGAAGTTAGTGTTTTATCCTgcttgtctttaaaaaaaaataagtctccaaggtaaaatataaataacatatTAGCATGGTATGAATAGCATGGTATTTTCTCTGCAAGCATAAACAGAgtatgttttttgttttgcattaatgataagaggaattttttttttgcttatttggttttttgtactAATACTGCATCCCATTGTTAACTAATATAGAGCTTATTACAGAAAAGTCTAAGAagatagatttttattttcttcactctgttttaaaaagacattcCACACATCACACGTTCCTGATGTCTTTTCAGTCTTCGGCACCTGGCAACACAAAATGTTCCTCATGTAATGAGTGGTATCAGTAAGAACACTGCCTGCACTGCTTGCACATTGATTTGTCTCTAATGTATATTGACTGCACTGATTCAGATAAAGTGTGGGAGATGCAAATGAGAATAGGTTGCTTCAGGTAAGCCATTACATTTCTTCCCTAATATAGGCTTCCCAAACCACCAGACACTTTGGCTAGGTACATTTCACCTGTATCTTATCTTTccttaatgaaataaaagagcATGTTGTTCCTCTCATAGCCATAATTGCACAGTGCAGGTTCCTTGGCAATAAGCAGCAGCAACAGTATTAGGcagaaaaatctctctcttGAAGAAAGCATGCAATTATCAGTTTTAGAAGATTAGCAGTGTTTGCTTAGCACACACACTCCCCTAACAAATACTGATCTTGCTGACTTGCCTATGGGCTAATTGGGTTTTCTTGGCTGTGTTGTTCATGGCCTCTTTACCTAATGTAAATTAAAGTGTTTGAGAGTACCTATAAAGCACAACTTCTCTCTCATAAAGCAGATTTATGAGAGAGAAGCCTCAGAAAAGTCCGGCTTGGTAAGACCTCTTTATGTCATGATGCACAGCTTCAGGAACTGAATTAATCTGGCTCCTGTACAAGATTGTGACTCTGCTTTACACAGCAATTGGGGGAAGGTGTTTACTCTCAGTAAGCTGCTGTATGCAGTGGTGCTAAAGTTAAAAGAATCCAAACAGGGTGCTAGTCTTTCTTACTGGAATAAACctctgctttaattttcctCAAATTTCATTACTCCCCTGATTTTAATAAGTCTTTAATTACTCTATCATTAAAAACTTAAAGCTGTAAAGAACGGCCACAGGAACATGGGCACGCAATGAAATCTCAGTTCTCAGTATCCCATAAAATCTCCAGTTTAGCTTTATCCCCTTCCTCCCAGAAATAAGTGTCATCTTAGAGACAAATTTTGATTACACAAGCACAAACTCAGTTACTATTAATTGTAGCTGTGCAAGAATTTAGtccacattttccttcccttaagCCACATAAAAGTAAATGAGAATCAGTATGATTGATCATGTATAAAAGCTGCAAGGGCAGCATCATTGGGAATTCTTTGCAAGGTGCAAGCAAAATGGGATTAAAGAACTAAGATAACTCCTTCTTGAATCTCACATCTCTCCCCGTTCTTGCAAAGTGTTACATTTAATCTAAAGCTCAGTGAAATGTGAAATaaggacattttctttctttctgtccttcttCCTGACAACTCAAACCAACCCAAGACCACTGTGCCTaccattttcctcctctcagcTCTACCCTACACACAGGTACACTGTGTTCCCAAACTTCAGATCACCTGAGGGGAGAGACACTGGGATCAATGCAAGCAGTCATCAACCTTTCCATCCCAGTATCTCTAGCAAGGCTTTTAACCTGGTTGCTCTGAGGAAGACCAGAGGTAAGAAAGAACTCCATTAGTTTGTCCTTTATTCTTGGAACTTACTTAGAAACACCATGGCAGCTGTGATGCTTCTCTGCTGGAGTTTAACAGAATCTGAATTCATCAGTGGTCAGGGTAAGCACCTTGGTTTAAAATAAAGGTATATGTACTGATAGTTCCAGTCTCATGGGGGATGTCTCAGCACTGAGAATAAAAGCAACTCATGTGGCCCCCTCGTAGCCTCAGAAGCCAAGAGAGCTATTAGCACAGCTGCCATTCCCAACAAAGGCATGATGGATCACTTAGTGTGTCTGATATCTTCTGCTAGACAACTAATTTTTCACAGTccaaaacagggaaagaaaaatgaaaaaaaattttcagtggGATCAAAAAGTAGAATTTTTTGGGCCAAAGTCATGCCTGCCACCTTTGCTGAAGTCAACAGAAATACCCCTGAAATAAGAGCTGagtgatttaaaacattttatcacTACACAAATGGTAGAACAAgatccagagagaaaaattaactcTTCCTATCCCTTATGAAGTCTGAGATGAAACCCTAGACATTCATTATTTGCAGAACATTATGCAAGCCATCACaaggtgtttgtttttcattttaccCAGAAGCATTTTACCTTGAGAGTGTTTCACATAAAATACTGGAGGAAAGGGGCATGAAATTATTGTTCTGAATTGACaggtattttgttttggaagattTCAAAGATCACCTGCATGAACTCATGAGGAGCCCTTGGCAGCTACTGACTACACAGGGTTATGGGGAATTTGGGACAGGAGAAAGCCAGCACTTCTATGTGCCATGGCAGTGCTTGTCAGGAAGGGTTTGGCAGTAActgtttgaaacagaaaaagaatacGGTGGCATGGATAAGAAGCTTTTCAGGAAAGTAAAAGCTGATAATGTTAAGTGGGAGCTCAATTTGCATCAATTAGGTGCCATTCCCAGTCATCAGTACATAGCTGTACTGTTATTTATATAATTGGGTACATGAGTGATTTTTAGTGGAGTATTTGTCCatccaaaaccaaaatccttcCATGGAATATGTAATGTTAGGAATAGTCACTTTTAGTCAGTTTTCACGGATCACTGGTCAGTTTAAGAAACACTAATCATGTGTGGAGGTGGACTTACAAAGCCTATTTTTGCACAACAGGAAGATCATCAGAGACCAAAATCTATTTCCAGCAAAGCTTAACAGGTTCAGAATTACCAGCTAAGGAGACAGTTACCACTGGCACTTAGGGAATACTTTAACTTCATTTGCTGTTCCCTCCATATGTTTTGACTTTCTCTGAGATTGGGACACTCCAGCTCTCATGACTGAAGGAGAAATCCCTGGTTAAATATGGATAACCCAGCCCACACTCAGGTGACTTTTACCAACAGAAGGTTGTGTTTAAAAGCTTTGTGACTTTTCCACATCTCACCTTTACAAAACTCATTAAGTAATTAATGCTGGCAGCATCATTGTGAGGTAAATAaggaaacagaggcagaaagactggagagagaaaaagtggTGACAGAAACAGGGTTGGAAACTAATTGCactgcagtttcatttttacaagACATCTAGAAACAGTTATGCCTTATGGTGACATTAGGAGTTCAGAATGAGCTTCACAATTCATTAAGCTTTagtgtttgctgtttctgtttgtaaaaatcgtgcacagaaaatgcaataaGAATCTTCCATGCTGGTGTGTGAATCAACCCAGAGCTCCTGCAATTGGCAATGGGAAGATGGCCTTCTGCAAAGACAGCTTTATCTGGTATAAGAtccagctctcagctgcttGTCACCACCTCTTTGCCTGAGACAATTAGATTTCCAGATCTAGTGGTGCAGATGATCATGTAGAGTTCCATAAAGATTTTATCACACATCACTGGGTTAACTTATGTTGATTAAATAGCTGATCTGGTCTAATCCCGCTGATTTTGTACCAAAAGAGTGAAGATGAGCTCTGTTGGCACATCCATCAGGTCAGTTTCCAAAGGCAAAGCAGACATtagcagcagctcacagaaaGAAGCtctcccaccagcacagctgtctTTATAGTGATTACTCATCTACAGCTAAAAATGCAGCTCCATCTGTCATTCTTATCAATACAGACGCACTGTTTACAGATGTGGCAACGGAAACAATAAGAGGCAgttcattttaaagcagtttttatAATCGTGACTACAAAAGAAAGCTTACAGCTTTCCCTACCTACCATATGTGACTATCATGGAGAACTTGATTTCAAGTTATTTGACTTGAGTTTAGCTAAACTATGTACCTGTTGAAACTTCCACTTGAGTACTAATACTGcagcaaatacattttctcaCCAGCTTTTACTTTTATTAGCATTTGCTAAACAGATaactgagggagaggagggtgaCCAACACATGTTATTTCAAGTCTTTAAAACAGTCTTTTCCATACAGCACATATATTTGGTTTATACCTTACctatttcttcttgtttgttgAAGAAAAGGGTGAAATATTTTATCCAAATCCACCCAAGATAGTGGCCCCAACCCCACTTTTAAAGAGCTCAATTATAACTTGTCTCCAAGAATAACCAATATGCTACAAAACACTGAAAGGGCTCTGGAGATCACAACATACAGTCAGGTCTTCACAGGTaagcaatttttattaaattaatttagttgGGATAGCAATGTGAGACCACAAATTGTTAGCTCCTAAATTTCTCAAagacattgatttttttgtcatttagtAACAAAAGGACACATAAACTGTAAATTATCTGAGATTTTTTGGGGGAATTGTGCATTTATTCTGATTTTCCTAACCCATAAAAATGTGTGACAATAACATATGTCTCTGATTAAGAATAGTTCCAATATATCCCCTTATCCTGGATAACTGTTATGTAACAGCAGTTTGCAGATTGACTGGAGAACTAGGTGAAGACAAGGAACTAATAAGTACTGCATTTACTAAGAATCTCACACTTCCACCACAAGTAATACTGGCAAGAGTATTATCAGACTCAGCTGGCAGAATCAAGCCTTCTCTTTGATAATACTTAAGCACAGGGGAAAGCTCACTCTAAAGCAGAGGCAAAAGTTCAGAATACTAAATCAGTCCTGACACAGCCAGTTTACAGAACTTCTGTAATGGATTAATGACTTCTTCAGGGTTTGCAGGAGGGGACGTTATTGTGATTATCTGCTTACCTTTTATCTTATCTTTTTAAGTTGGCACAAACACACAACAGCAATTCAAAAGACCTTTTACCTTGAGTAATATGAGTAACAGTGTCCATAGAATGAGTTGGCAGCTTTCATGTGAACGGGGCAGCGCTGTAGAGACGGAAATGTATTGGCTACAGGTTCAGCTGCTATTACTCAGGACAGTCTCACTGAACCCACCAATTATTAGTCCCTATTGCACTGGGTATTTGGTAAGTGACTTACTGCCATTGCAGACTACTGCTTCCTTGCTAACCATACCAGTATAAGTTTGCCAGAGTTTCTATGGTTTATACTCCTCCATTTGCATGAGTGATTTGCCTTTCTTCCTCCAGGGTGCATCAACAACATCAGCAGATTCTATTTTAATGCCAAGATTTACTCTTAAGAACGTATAAAACAGTACTGAAAAACTCTGTGTTTGTTGTCTTCAACACTTTTTATATTCTCTGTGACCTGTATAAAAGTGAAAAGATACTATCTGCATTAAATGCTACTCATGCAAGCAGAGCATAATATGGTCTATAAGCCAAGCAAATTAAGTTGAGAGTTGTGTTTTGCTAATGTATCATTACTTGTGATGGCTTTATATACACAGCTCTGATTGATTGTAACTGTAAGCAATTGTAACTGGCTAAGCAATTCTGCAGGTAAAACAGAAGGGACacattccagctctgctggctttATAGCACTTCCAGGTTCAAACTGCATGGACTTACATAAAGCAGGGCAACTAAGTAAGGCGCTGTCATTTTCTTAGTTAAAGTCCAAAATGGCCCTGGATAATAAGTCCCCAAATTGTCCTGCTTTTCTTCTACTGGATTAAAACAAATCCAAGTAAGGAAATCCCTTCTgatttacattttacattttctgatgCATTTGCAAATTTCTGATAATTGAATCCCTGtatctgaaatggaaaaacagcCTAACGTTTTCTTCagtgatgaagaaaaagaagttttgctTTATGATAATGAACACTCCAAAGAACACTTTCAACACTTTGTCTCTGGAAATAAAATCCAGACTAGCACCTTACATGACTCAAAACTGAGCAGTTTTATCGCCCTCTGGCTTCCAAAGTGTGATTGGCAGAGGCCTACCCTGGGCCATGCTGATTTACCTGAACAACACTCATCCACTTAAAGCCTACATATGTTGAATATCAAACATTCCGACTGCTCAGCAATGTAACTGCTGAAGTTCATTCTTTGGCTACAGGACTCAAATTTATGTTTGAACAGTTCCTTTGGCTCTGCACCAGTATCTGAAGCCTCAACAATGCAAATTATTCATACAGGTTAACAGCGAGCAGAGGATCAAACTGCGGTTGAGAAAGCTGAAAAGTCACATGCAAGTGAGCATCCTAAAAACCACCTGCAGCTGTTCTTAAAGAAGTTAAAAACACACTACTGCAAGTCAACATTTATACTATCATATAGTATAGACCACATGTGAGGTCTCATATGAGATGCttttagaagaaagaagagagcaCAAGACATCTATACCCATTTCTATCTTATGCACTAGAGTGGaacagtaaattttattttctaaagcatAAAGAGTGTCTCTGAGCTCCCTATATGACAGGGCCAGAAGCAAAGGTCTGGGCTGCTTCTCTTTGCCTCAGTGACCTCTAACTGTGCCTTTTCACTAGTCACAGGCAATGGTCTGCTAAAATAAGCAGTCCCTGCTAACAGACATAGATGGCAGTATAAATCCTGCTACTTTCTccataaagaaagaaacatttatgtTGGTTTATCACAAGTGAGACCTCCTGAAGGGTGCACTGCATGCTTCCTTCAAGGTGAACATCCCCATGTATCAATTCTGCAAGAACAGTACTCCTTCAGTGTTCAGATGCCTTCACCTGTACTCAGCATTCCCACTGTTTTAACCAGCTGCTAAGCCACAGTGGtgagtgaaataaaaagagcagCCAGCCTAGGTCAGCAGGGCAAAGTGACAGAAAGCACAGACCAGAAATGGGATGTGAGCCAAGAGCAGGACACTCTGTCTCAGACATGAGTTCCTTATCTTGCTTCGAGCCCAGCAATAAACAACCTTCTGAAAATCACTGACATGTTGCAAACAGAAGCattgcagaggcagcagctttcAGGAAGGCCCAAATTTGAATCCCTTCCAAAATCTGCATGTTCACTTTCCTACAAAGACTTCAAGCCCAGATATCTGGATCAACACACAATATGGGAAAATCCAGTTAGCCTAAGTAAGCCAAGCTTACCACTGGATATAAAGTATGAGGAAAGTAGAATTTTGTTGCACAAACTTTGGCATCAAGAAACATGTCTGCCTGCATGGAGACCAGAGGATGGGCCAAGAGAGATAACACTGCCTGAATGGATCCCTAGCTGTGAAGCTCCTCAGCACCAGACAGTACTGCTGGAGCTGCAACATTCCTTTTCTaagacagcagcacagaaacatttaCATGATCCTgtaaaaggagagagaaaaactcCTCACAGATAACACTACTGAGAGAAAGAGACACAAGTCCTGTGGTTtcaatgctttttatttctttaactgacacattcttttaaaaatggaataacaaataaaaagaacttcAATACAAATTGTCTGGCCTTTCTCAGAGAACCATGATAAGTTCAAACAGTAAAGAGAAGAGCAATTAGAGTAGCCCAGGACACATGCAGGCTATTTGAGAACACCAGAAGACCTTGTCTGAGTCTAGAGGCTGTGAAAACATGACTATTCTAGACAAACACATTAATGGGATAAATACTGGTTATGGAAAGAGTTGATTCATTAAAGGCCAAATGGATTAATAAATGAGCATTACAGCCTGACTGGGAATAAACTTAGGGTAGGTATCACAGGATGATTTTTAACATTCACAGCAGGGAACTTCAGGAAGAGCTGAGGAGAGGATCAGAAAAGAGGCTGCTTCCGTTTCTGAAAGGAGCTATGACGCAGCTGCCAGCAACAGCTGGGGATCAGTTACTGACCCAATAAGGCTCTTTGCAGGCCCTCACAAACACCAAACTTCCACCTTAAAAGGACCCTCTGCTACTCTGCAGGCAGGCAAATGCCAATAAAGACAGCACTGCTACGTGCACACACAGGGACAAACATGACTCTCATGAGCCGTGGAGTCTCTTTGTCTGTGCACAGCACATTCCCAAAGTCTCCATGCTCTAAGGCTGACTGTGGCCTCTCCAAACACACATCCCTATGTCAGACTATTGTGGCTTGTGTTTCAGACTCTTGCCTCTCCTTCTTCACTCATTATctaaaacagaaatgtttcagagaACTGAAAAGGCCACAGAGACTGTATTTAAACTGAAGGGAGGTATGGTAGAGGGAGAATGGGATTTAATAGTCCCTCCAGGGATTTGAAGGAGCtttaaaatgaagaaggaaagctACTGAAAACATGTAATCTGCTATCAGGACTCAGGCCTAGATGGCTGAAAGTGATCAGTACAGTAGCCAGGGATTAATAATGGGCATTAACTTGGtggttataaaaataattaagagcaAGAGATAAGGaaagaacagctctgctgccatgtTGTGATCACAGAACTGTTTTAGATTCCTGAGAAGTGTGAACAAAAACCACCTAAACAAAACAGTCCCCAAAtacaatatatttaaatatcttgaataatttttgcaaagatttttgaaaatagGAATGCAGTGAAGGAAACCTTTGTGGAAAGCTATCTCATAACAGAATGCAAAGAATACACTTAAATTGCTATTTTCCATGTGCTGACAGATTTATGATGCTGCTACACAGATTTCAGGAACATAATACTGGAACAGCTTTTGCAGGAACAGCTCATATTGGTTCAATGCATATCTTAAGAAACTGCAGCCAAGTGGGGATTagagaagcagaaacagcaCACAGACATTcatcaggggttttttttaaactcctaaTTAAATGAGGGATTATTCAGTTGTTTCCTAGAGAGAACCTGAAGAGGGAGCAAAATACCACTGTGTTTTCCATTGagaattttttcactgcatTCTTCTAAGTTGTCCCATCAAGGAATCAGATacatttccctctcccttcaAGCAAATCACCAGAGTTCAGGAGACTGGCAGGATCATACCCTGAACACATGGCTCAAACAGAACCTTGCTTCCAGCTAGTCCTTATCCACTGAACTTTCCCTTACAAAAAAAGATACTAGCAAAGAATCATGGCATAAATCCCCTATGACTTTATTCATGTGTGAGATCTTCAGGAGGTCAGTCAGGACACAGTGCCCCAGCGGCGTGCTATTTTCTGTGCAAGTATTCAGAGGACAAAGGGCTCCATGGCTACCAAAAGGATATAACTAAAATGACAGGACAGGAGTCAGACACCTTATTTTCCATTAGGAGAGGATACTCACTTTCTATCCCACCTTCacacatttcagaaacaatGAGACTTTTAGTTGTTAAAACAGAGGTGATTTATGCATTTATTAGGACACAAGAAGAGTACAGGACAGCATCTAGAGGACTTAGCACAAAAATAACTGAGCAGCATAATAAcagatgaaatttaaaagtGAAGTATGAAGAAACTTACTGCAAAGAACTGCTGAAGACAACTCAACCACAAATGGGTTTTTAAATGGTTGTTACCTCCTGGatgaatgattttaaaataagtgcAGACCCCTGCCTTTTGCTCTGCTTCTAGTACAATTCAGGACAGATTAATGTTTAGCAGCAGAGAAGACAGAATATTACATTCTTTGTGTATCTTGCATTTAGTTTTGTTCAGCACACTTCCTAAGTAACAAAAAGCAAGTCTGGGAATATGACAAAGGCAAAAAGATTGacatcattttttaaaaagccttagAGACATGTCCTAATAGTATAAGAAAAACATCTTCAACACCAGTAGTTTGGATTAAGTGTTCTCAGAGCTCTAAAACTCCATGCTTTAGGATTATAAAGTCATCCTCGGTAGTTTTTTATGTGTGCAAAACATCCCGCATTCAGCACTGTCAGAAAGAGGACAATCTGTTCCGTTTCAGACCAAATCTGGTCTGATAGAATACTTGACACATACTTGAAGTCAGATGTAAAAAGAAGCAGTGAAACTGGGCTATTAAAATCTGATGCTAAACTACAAGCCAGGGGATTACTTGGCGACCAAATCCATGAAAACTCGACACAACAGGCAGCAAAACAAGCATAAGATCCTTACAGGGAGGAAATCCACCTCTCCACTAACAGAAACACCCCATGTGTTCTACCACCTGCAGCAGTGACTTCCTCTCAATGAAGAAGACTATGAAGAAGACAATCCATGAACGTGTTGTCTTGAAACTTGGTCAGGCTTCTCATtcaacagctcctcctgctgctctaCACAGGGCCCTCGTAGCCTTGCAGAGAACTGGGTTTACACTTACAAGCATTAAGTCTGCCAAAGCACAccagtttcatttctgtgggAGAGTGGAGATAAATTTGCCAATTTATGGCCTTATTTCTATTTGTGTTATAAAAGGTTTCTCCTTTGAAAATTCTAAGGTAAGCAAAGCACTTATTTTTAAGACTTTCATATGACTCATGGGGCCATACTAGTGCTCACTTTTCATGAAGGTCCTCCTGTCTGGCCTATACCTTAGACACAAAAACTGCATAGGCTTTAGTAGATTACATTAGATTAGCATATCATCATCACATAAGGAGACCCAACCACACAAATCTCCTTACAAAAGGACTCTtaattttaagcttttcttgGGGCTAAGTTGATGCTTTGGAGACTAATTTCACAATATCTAGGCTGAGGTAATTCTCATTCTATATCTTGGATTATTCAGAAGACAACATCCCAAATGATCATGTAAATGCGAA
It encodes the following:
- the C2H7orf31 gene encoding LOW QUALITY PROTEIN: uncharacterized protein C7orf31 homolog (The sequence of the model RefSeq protein was modified relative to this genomic sequence to represent the inferred CDS: inserted 2 bases in 2 codons; deleted 4 bases in 3 codons; substituted 1 base at 1 genomic stop codon), which encodes MMLPHNLPQHYQENEGPEVLXRTFHSNVVLTPFQISAWATVSKDRHKEFGEFLNCCKLPXGADRKHGGIALRVLPEDNQAKEKDPCTFLTAFLDLPNEQYNATQLEKKSDVCMNDDLLPKPPDTLARPLCLPFSSSQLYPTHRYTVFPNFRSPEGRDTGINASSHQPFHPSISSKAFNLVALRKTREKGEIFYPNPPKIVXPNPTFKELNYNLSPRITNMLQNTERALEITTYSQVFTVPIYPLILDNCYVTAVCRLTGELGEDKELIKRNIYVGLSQVRPPEGCTACFLQGEHPHVSILQEQYSFSVQMPSPVLTINNLLKITDMLQTEALQRQQLSGRPKFESLPKSACLPAWRPEDGPREITLPEWIPSCEAPQHQTVLLELQHSFSKTAAQKHLHDPVKGERKTLTDNTTERKRHKSCGFNAFYFFN